Part of the Wolbachia endosymbiont (group B) of Eucosma cana genome, CAACTACGTCATAGGAAATAAAGATATACATGTGTATGGAATAAATACCGGTAATGTCGGGTTTTTAATGAATAAATGTTTTAAAGATCTAATTGATCATATAGAACATGCAGTTCCTACTCAGCTAACTTTACTAAAAATGGAAGCCACAGACATAAGTGGCAAAAAACACCATTACATCGCAGTAAATGAAGTGTATGTCTTTAGAAATGCAAATCAAATAGTGGAGATGAATATTACCATTAATGATAAGCTAAAAGTAGAAAAATTCAGAGGAGATGGAATTATATTGTCTACCCCAACAGGCAGCACTGCATATAACTTCTCTGCCGGTGGGCCAATCTTACCACTTAATTCAAATTTACTTGCACTGACTTCCATCAATAGCTACTACCCAAGGCGTTGGAATGGAGCGCTAATCTCAAATGATACAATAGTGCAAATTGATATCAATGATGTGAAAAATCGTCCAGCACTTGTAGTATCAGATTACAAGGAATTTCACGACATATCGCAGGTAAAAATACAGAAAGATCACGAAAATACAGTCACTCTACTTTTTGACAAAGATTGCCCTTTGAATGAAAGGATCTTTGATCAGCAGTTCTTATACTAATATTTATTCTTAAATTAGTATTCACTATATCTTAATAACTATAGCGTAATTAAAAGAGCATTGTAATTAACTTTGGAGCAAATATGCCTGGATCAGCAAACGTAGGAAACGTCAGAACAACTGAAAGAGGTGGAATAGAACAAACAATTCCACCACAACCACAACCTCGCAAAACAACGAAACAAACAAATGGTGAAAATGAAATTTTACAACATACAAGTTCGGCTAGCGAATCAAGTTCTTATGAAGAAAGGCAAGAAGGATCGAATGTGAACAGTTCAGAACCTCTTTATGCATCAATAGATATAAGTAAAAAAACTTTGAAAAAGAGTTCAGATAGTGAAGTAGATAATACAAACCTAAGCAAATCATCTTCTCAAGAAACAGTATACAGCGAACCTTGGAATAGTCAAAAAACATCAGAAAATTTAAAAGAAAGAGTGAAGGAAAATCCAACTCCTCCACCATCATATCAAACAGATGGCTCTGAAAAATCTTTGCTTGGAGATAATAAAAAGACAAACAGATTTTTACAGAAAGTAAAATATACGATGCAAAAGAAGAAAGTTACAATGCCTTTTGTAGGCCTTGTTACGGCGTGTTGTATTACAGCAATCGTTTTAGCTGTGAAGCAAAGAGAATTCATTGGATTCATCGGCAGCGTAAATCCTGTTACTATATTCGGCGGGGTATTAGCGTCTTGTTTAGTCTTGGGAATTACGTGGGAACTTATGCAAGCAGTCCGTACTAAGGAGCACAAGATTACAGAAAGAGATACCAAAAAAGTTTTAGATGAAATATTAGATACACTTAAGCAAGATGAGAAATGCATCAAGTCTTTGGTATTAAAATATAGCAACGGTAATCGTGTTTACTTTACGTTTCACTCTCTTCCAGAAAAAGCAAAAAGTAATTCAAACATCGTAGAACTTACAGGCCAGCCAATCTATTACAAGAGTAAAGTAAATTCATTAATCAATGATAGAATATGGCTTCCTATCTTAGCAACAGTTCTTATTACTGGAAACATAACCTTCCCTTTAGCACTTTATTCAACAGGTGGTTTGAGCAATATAGTAAGTTCATACACAAATCCTACTATTTACTGGCCAATCGTTGCAATTTCAAGCACTCTACTGCTTTTCACTTTAGCTTGCACAATTCATCATTGGAGCAAAACTGATTTTAAAGATTATTTGTTATTACATAAACAAAATGCTAATAGTGAAAATCCTAATGAAACAGCTATTAAAACTGTAAAAAGCAGTCAAGAAAAGATTAGTTCAAAATTGTTACAAGTAGTTGCTGAACGATGTGGCCATCCAGATATTACTTATATTATTAATTAAATCTGGCTCGTACTTCTTTTTATCGCTATTCCAGTACTGTAACTGCAACGTTTTGAAGATTTACACTTGCTAAGACCTTGCTATTTTGATAGCTTGAGATGATGAAAAGGAAGGGATTTGTTTATGAAAAAAGGTTTAATATTTATATCTTTAGTAGCGGCTTTATTGATAGTCGTTAATTTTTTATATAAAAATAGCGGAATTGATGATTCACAAGTAGTAAACGTTTATTCATCTCGTAAAGAAGAATTAGTACATAGTTTGTTTGATGATTTTACAAAAACCACTGTTATCAAGGTACGTTATATCATTGACGATTATTCTCAATTGCTTTCACGCATGGAAAATGGTGGTGAAGCTGATTTGTTTTTAACTGCAGATGCGGTGAATTTGATTTTAGCCAAAAAAAGAGGGCTCTTATCTCGAGTGGATTCAGAGACTCTAAAAAATGCCATACCTGCAAAATTTAGAGATAATGAAGATTATTGGTTTGGTCTCACAAAAAGAGCTAGAATATTGGTTTATAATAAAGAATCAGTAGATCCTAAGGAATTAAGTACCTATGAAGATTTAGCGGATGAAAAATGGAAAGGGAAAATATTAGTACGCTCTTCCACAAGTCCATATAACCGATCATTGATCGCTTTTATGATTGCAAAAAATGGTTTTGAAAAAACAAAAGAATGGGTTAGTGGAATTGTAAGCAACATGGCAAGAAAACCAAGCGGTGGTGACACAGATCAAATTTATGCTGTAGCCGCTGGTGAAGGCAATGTTGCAATAGTAAACAGCTACTACTTTGCAAGAATCCTTTCATCAGAAAATAAAAAGAATATCACAGAAAAGTTAGGAGCTTTCTTCCCGAGTGATGGTGTAATGGTGAATCTTAGTGGTGCAGCAGTAACAAAAAACGCAAAACACAGAGAAAATGCTATAGCTTTATTGGAGTTTTTTGTAAGCAGGCAGGCTCAAGAATTATATGCTAAAAAAAATCAAGAATATCCCATTGTTGAAGGTATTGAAACTTCTGATACATTAAAATCTTGGGGAAATTATCCACAAAGTGATCTACCTATAAGTGAGCTTGAGAAGCACCTTTTTGAGGCTGTGATGATAGCAGATGAATGTAAGTGGAAATAAAATTTTATAGCTTCCTTCTACTTTACTTTACAGTTGTGTAATTGAAATTAAGAAAGTAGAATAAGCTCAAAAAAGGAGCTATGGACAAGAGAAGGAATTTATTAAATATCTCAGACCTCACAATCGGTGATGTAGAAAATATAACTAAATTAGCCAACCAATACCTTGAAGAAAAAGTTGAAAATAGTCATGTTCTGAAAAATAAAATAGTCATAAACCTATTCTTTGAAGATTCAACACGTACGCTCGCATCTTTTGAAATAGCAGCAAAAAGCCTTGGAGCAAATGTTATAACTTTACCAATAAAATCTTCTTCTATTAACAAAGGGGAAGATCTAAAAGATATGATAAAAACACTAAATGCAATGAATCCTGACTATATGATAATCAGGCATAAAAGTAGTGGTATTATTAATACATTGGCAAAGCATGTCAACTGCTCGCTAATCAACGCAGGCGATGGAAGCAGTGAACATCCAACTCAAGCTCTTGCAGATTATCTTGTAATTATCAATCATAAAAAGCAAATAAAAAACCTCAAAATTGTTATATGTGGAGATATTTTACACAGTAGAGTTGCAAGATCAAATATAAGATTGCTAAAAATGTTTGGAGCAAAAATAAGCTTAGTTGCACCACCAGCTTTGATGTGTAAGCATTTTTCTGAAGTAGATTCACTTCATTATTCATTAATCGAAGGTATAAAGGATGCTGATGTAATTATGCTCTTGAGGTTGCAGAAAGAGCGTATGAATAATAATTCTTCAGAAAAAGAATATTTTCATTTGTATGGACTTGATGCACAAAAACTATCGCATGCAAAACCCGATGCAATTGTTATGCACCCAGGACCAATAAATAGAGGTATCGAAACTAGCAATGATATAGCAGATTGTGTTATTTTACAGCAAGTAAAGTTTGGATTAGCAACGCGTAAGGCAGTACTGCACTATTTAATTAATGTTTAACTTTAATTAATTTTAAGGAATTTTAGACATAATGATCCTCCTATAAAAAACGATTTAGAAAAATATAACACACCTCATGACAGAAATTAAGTATGCACTGAAGTAGATTGTGCTATATTTTCTTATTGAGAGATTAATTGAAAAGTCTGCAGACTTGAATAAGGTGAATTTCGAGCTCTAAAATACCCTCATTTTTACTGATAATAATCAACTTACCAAATGTGTCAAGTATTTTTTTGCATTTAATTTACAACTACGAACGTTTATTTGCAAAAAATACTATAAACATAAAATGATAGATGTCATAAAAGTAGCCAGCACTGGCATCCAGTTAAATTTGTGAGTTAAAAGTTATGCTAAAATATAACGTTTCTAATGATGATGGAAAATGGATCCCAGTGTCGGAGCACTAGGATGACATTGTTTAGTACGCAAATTACCACAATGTTCATACAGCTGTATACTGATTTCTTTAATGTCCGTACAGTTGTATGTCAGCTACTCGAATGACAATTTCAGATAAAACCTAGATAAAAGAGAAAAATAAATTTTTACATAATCATACTTGTACAATAACTAAAGCACTTTTTACTGTAGATTAATCATTTGATTATAGTATCATTTTAATTAAGCCTATATTTGCAATGTTTATGAAATATAAAGCATTCTTCATACTATTAATTGTTATATCTAACCTGCTTGCTGCAGAACAGCCTGAAGAAAATAAAAATGAAAGCAGTATAAATCAAGAAGACGTATCGAAAAGCAACACTGATGCTGAAAAAACTTCTCCGCTTCTGAGCGAACTCAAAGAAAGCACAGACCCAACAAATGTAATCAATGAAGAAGTACCTTCAAGTAATCAAACAAACCTA contains:
- a CDS encoding aspartate carbamoyltransferase catalytic subunit — protein: MDKRRNLLNISDLTIGDVENITKLANQYLEEKVENSHVLKNKIVINLFFEDSTRTLASFEIAAKSLGANVITLPIKSSSINKGEDLKDMIKTLNAMNPDYMIIRHKSSGIINTLAKHVNCSLINAGDGSSEHPTQALADYLVIINHKKQIKNLKIVICGDILHSRVARSNIRLLKMFGAKISLVAPPALMCKHFSEVDSLHYSLIEGIKDADVIMLLRLQKERMNNNSSEKEYFHLYGLDAQKLSHAKPDAIVMHPGPINRGIETSNDIADCVILQQVKFGLATRKAVLHYLINV
- a CDS encoding extracellular solute-binding protein; its protein translation is MKKGLIFISLVAALLIVVNFLYKNSGIDDSQVVNVYSSRKEELVHSLFDDFTKTTVIKVRYIIDDYSQLLSRMENGGEADLFLTADAVNLILAKKRGLLSRVDSETLKNAIPAKFRDNEDYWFGLTKRARILVYNKESVDPKELSTYEDLADEKWKGKILVRSSTSPYNRSLIAFMIAKNGFEKTKEWVSGIVSNMARKPSGGDTDQIYAVAAGEGNVAIVNSYYFARILSSENKKNITEKLGAFFPSDGVMVNLSGAAVTKNAKHRENAIALLEFFVSRQAQELYAKKNQEYPIVEGIETSDTLKSWGNYPQSDLPISELEKHLFEAVMIADECKWK
- a CDS encoding NAD kinase, yielding MYKYKNVGYIASSLPKSQEVSKLLQKLNFINIAEAGKHEVDLLIVVGGDGFMLRTLHNYVIGNKDIHVYGINTGNVGFLMNKCFKDLIDHIEHAVPTQLTLLKMEATDISGKKHHYIAVNEVYVFRNANQIVEMNITINDKLKVEKFRGDGIILSTPTGSTAYNFSAGGPILPLNSNLLALTSINSYYPRRWNGALISNDTIVQIDINDVKNRPALVVSDYKEFHDISQVKIQKDHENTVTLLFDKDCPLNERIFDQQFLY